One part of the Candidatus Methylomirabilota bacterium genome encodes these proteins:
- a CDS encoding carboxymuconolactone decarboxylase family protein produces MGEMKEFAGLFYREGALDPKTLQLVALAAMAAAGCTS; encoded by the coding sequence ATGGGAGAGATGAAGGAATTCGCGGGCCTGTTCTACCGGGAGGGCGCGCTCGATCCGAAGACGTTGCAGCTGGTGGCGCTCGCCGCCATGGCCGCCGCCGGCTGCACCTCCTGA
- a CDS encoding ABC transporter ATP-binding protein, whose product MEDEVRAGEAIDAPRLALERLSKRFGDRLALDGLSLTLPPGEIYGLIGPNGSGKTTTVKLTTGLYQPTDGRVVVDGVDLQREPERAKRLLGYVPDEPFAYDRMSGREFLHLVGALWDVPARERARRIDELAATFAGLAETLDGHVESYSRGNRQKVAIVAALLHRPRLLVIDEPIVGLDPESALRARELLREFAAAGGAALVCTHTLSFAEAVCHRVGLLRDGRLVAEGDLASLRRRATREGSPGEASLEGLYLHFAGRR is encoded by the coding sequence GTGGAAGACGAAGTTCGAGCGGGAGAAGCGATAGACGCCCCTCGCCTCGCGCTGGAGAGGCTGTCGAAGCGGTTCGGCGACCGGCTGGCCCTCGACGGCCTCTCCCTCACCCTCCCCCCGGGGGAGATCTACGGCCTGATCGGCCCGAACGGCTCGGGCAAGACCACGACGGTCAAGCTCACCACCGGCCTCTACCAGCCGACGGACGGCCGCGTCGTCGTGGACGGCGTCGACCTCCAGCGGGAGCCCGAGCGCGCCAAGCGGCTCCTCGGCTACGTGCCCGACGAGCCCTTCGCCTACGATCGGATGTCGGGCCGGGAGTTCCTCCACCTGGTCGGCGCGCTGTGGGACGTCCCGGCGCGCGAGCGCGCGCGGCGGATCGACGAGCTGGCCGCGACCTTCGCGGGCCTCGCCGAAACCCTGGACGGCCACGTCGAGAGCTACTCGCGCGGCAACCGCCAGAAGGTCGCCATCGTCGCCGCGCTCCTGCACCGCCCGCGGCTCCTCGTCATCGACGAGCCGATCGTCGGCCTCGACCCCGAGAGCGCCCTCCGCGCGCGCGAGCTCCTGCGCGAGTTCGCGGCGGCGGGCGGCGCGGCGCTCGTCTGCACCCACACCCTCTCCTTCGCCGAGGCCGTCTGCCACCGGGTCGGCCTGCTGCGCGACGGGCGGCTCGTGGCCGAGGGCGATCTCGCGTCGCTCCGCCGGCGCGCGACGCGGGAGGGCTCGCCCGGGGAAGCCTCGCTGGAGGGCCTCTATCTCCACTTCGCGGGTCGTCGCTAG
- a CDS encoding class I SAM-dependent methyltransferase, whose protein sequence is MSEPQARDVREQFGPSAQAYVASASHAGGADLDTLLAWGRARRPARVLDLATGGGHTALAFAGLAARVVAFDLTEPMLRAARAFIAGRGAANVGFVAGNVDALPFGDGAFDVVTCRLAAHHVADVAAAVRQVHRVLRRGGSLLLQDILGHDDPGAHAFVTEVERRRDPSHVRAYRAVEWRAFLRAAGLTVMDEAIVTKECVWDDWTARTRMTAEARRDLEAFVRRAPERYRSAFDFRLTGDAVEAFSVRTLLLRAERD, encoded by the coding sequence TTGAGCGAGCCGCAGGCCCGCGACGTCCGGGAGCAGTTCGGCCCGAGCGCCCAAGCGTACGTGGCGAGCGCCTCGCACGCCGGCGGCGCCGACCTCGACACGCTCCTCGCCTGGGGCCGGGCCCGCCGGCCGGCGCGCGTGCTCGACCTCGCCACGGGCGGCGGCCACACGGCGCTCGCCTTCGCGGGCCTGGCGGCGCGCGTCGTGGCGTTCGACCTGACCGAGCCCATGCTCCGCGCGGCGCGGGCGTTCATCGCCGGCCGCGGCGCGGCCAACGTCGGGTTCGTCGCCGGGAACGTCGACGCGTTGCCCTTCGGCGACGGCGCGTTCGACGTCGTCACGTGCCGCCTCGCGGCCCACCATGTCGCCGACGTCGCGGCGGCGGTGCGCCAGGTCCACCGGGTCCTCCGCCGCGGGGGCTCCCTCCTCCTGCAGGACATCCTCGGCCACGACGACCCCGGCGCGCACGCGTTCGTCACCGAGGTCGAGCGGCGCCGGGACCCCTCGCACGTTCGCGCCTATCGCGCGGTCGAGTGGCGGGCGTTCCTGCGGGCGGCGGGGCTCACGGTGATGGACGAGGCGATCGTCACGAAGGAGTGCGTCTGGGACGACTGGACGGCGCGGACGCGGATGACCGCCGAGGCGCGGCGGGACCTCGAGGCGTTCGTCCGCCGGGCGCCCGAGCGCTACCGGAGCGCCTTCGACTTCAGGCTCACCGGCGACGCCGTCGAGGCCTTCAGCGTCCGGACGCTCCTGCTGCGCGCCGAGCGCGACTAG